A single region of the Bartonella harrusi genome encodes:
- a CDS encoding ubiquinone biosynthesis hydroxylase encodes MEQNIVHPNLNKNEKANRTIKPNKNIKQCDILIAGGAAVGLTLAIALKQSTPELKINIVDAAPQEDIPTANIRTIALAAASIRMLKQLQCWEHIEPYAQPIHSMIITDACAADPVKPTLLTFEGDITPNEPFATMIEQRELINALKKRIKDLDITVIANMRVVDFHQEDQHTTVTLNNEDTWQTKLLIAADGAHSKLREKAGLKNFSHRYKQTAIICTIKHEKPHHGQATQHFLPSGPFALLPLKGNRSAIVWNEHHKTAQYYLKADAVIFETELEKRIGHRFGKLSWNGERQAFPLNLSLTRHCIKSRFALVGDAAHTIHPLAGQGLNLGLRDSAALAEVIIETARLGLDIGSLTALERYQSWRRFETVRMALSNDWLNRLFSNDNLFLRMLRDTGLGIVNQTPKLKKYFIQEASGLTPNAPRLLHGLSL; translated from the coding sequence ATGGAACAAAATATTGTGCACCCTAATCTCAATAAAAATGAAAAAGCGAATAGAACGATAAAACCCAATAAAAATATAAAACAATGCGATATTCTCATTGCTGGTGGTGCCGCTGTTGGTCTCACTTTAGCAATAGCACTCAAACAATCCACTCCTGAACTGAAAATTAATATTGTTGACGCTGCTCCTCAAGAAGATATCCCCACTGCCAATATACGAACCATCGCCCTTGCTGCTGCTTCTATTCGTATGTTAAAACAATTGCAATGTTGGGAACATATAGAACCCTACGCTCAACCCATTCATTCAATGATCATCACAGATGCATGCGCAGCTGACCCTGTCAAACCAACGCTTTTAACCTTTGAAGGCGATATTACCCCTAATGAACCTTTTGCCACTATGATAGAACAAAGAGAGCTTATCAACGCTTTGAAAAAGCGTATAAAGGATCTCGATATCACTGTCATTGCAAATATGCGTGTCGTTGATTTTCATCAAGAAGATCAACATACAACGGTCACTTTAAACAATGAAGACACTTGGCAAACGAAATTGCTTATTGCCGCTGACGGAGCACATTCAAAATTACGTGAAAAAGCAGGACTTAAAAACTTTTCTCACCGCTATAAACAAACAGCCATCATCTGCACGATTAAACATGAAAAGCCCCATCATGGACAAGCAACGCAACATTTCTTACCTTCAGGACCCTTTGCTCTTCTCCCTCTCAAAGGCAACCGATCTGCCATTGTATGGAATGAACACCATAAAACTGCGCAATATTACCTCAAAGCTGACGCTGTTATTTTTGAAACAGAACTCGAAAAACGCATTGGTCACCGGTTTGGCAAACTCTCTTGGAATGGAGAGCGTCAAGCTTTTCCCTTAAACCTTTCTTTAACACGGCACTGTATTAAATCTCGTTTTGCTCTCGTTGGTGATGCTGCCCACACAATCCACCCTCTTGCAGGACAAGGACTCAATTTAGGACTACGCGATAGTGCCGCACTTGCCGAAGTTATTATCGAAACAGCACGATTAGGCCTCGATATTGGATCCCTTACAGCTCTAGAACGTTATCAAAGCTGGAGGCGCTTTGAAACTGTACGTATGGCTTTAAGCAATGACTGGCTTAATAGACTCTTTTCTAATGACAATCTTTTCTTGCGTATGCTTCGTGATACTGGTCTTGGAATTGTCAACCAAACACCAAAGTTAAAAAAATATTTCATTCAAGAAGCTTCCGGCCTCACCCCTAATGCCCCACGTCTCTTGCATGGACTCTCACTTTAA